GGTCGCACACTGGAAACGAGCCATTGCCGCCGCAAACGGCTTCCGAACCTACCGACTGTCCGCATGATCACGCAAACCGCAAGGTGCGCTCCCCGTAAGTGATGGTGGTCCGTTGGAGGACGTCCCCATCGATCACGATGCTTTCAGTCCACGTGTAGGTGAGCAGCATTGGCAAAAGAAACAATGCTAGTCTGAAACGACCCCAGATCCGGTGTTCGCTGGGCACCACGGCACCGCGTGAGAGTAGTTGGCGATAAAGGCTCCAGATCCGTCTCAGGCAGATGGCAGATATGATGCCGCCAATCAAGGCACCGGTTCCACGAAGGTCAATCGCAGAGAGCTGCAGACCAACATCGCGATCCCAGGTCGTTTCGTGTCTCCAGTTCGTGAAGCACAACACAATTGCGTAAAGCTGAGTGATCAACGCAACCTTTTGCTCTCTCGTGAGGTGCATTGCTCTTAATGGATCAGTGGAGGTGCGGGCGGCACGGAGCGGGGCACTCGCACTCGATTGAGATGCGAAGCATGACAGGTGGGGGCACGGTGGATCAGAAAAGCGGTGGCATACCGGCAGACCGCCTGCAACTGGATAGTTGAGACAGGTGGAAAGCAAAATGGTTCGTCAACAGCAATGCGATCGTGTCTGCCACCGTGACGATTGGCGTGTCCGTCAGCGAAGGCATCCCATGAGGTCGATCGAGGGCCGCTTGGTCGGTCGTCGAAGCAGCGAGGTTACAAAGTTCGCGGTAACCGTCTCGCAAAGCGTTCGTCACCAACGCCAGAGTTAGAGAATCATCGCGGGCGATGTCGTCCACTGAGCGAGGGCCGAAACGTTCAATCCAATCCGGATGCGAAATGGAGCCACCAAGTAGTTTCTGGCCGAGTTCACCGCAGATCGCAAGGTGTCCAAGGATCCAAACGGGAGTGTGACCATGTCCGGGAGCGGGACTGAACATCGATGACTCCGCGATATCGGGGATCACTTTGTCAAAGTATTCGAGCTGGAATTGGTTGATGGGAATTTCGCGCTCAAACATCGGGTTGGGTTGTCTCACATGGGTTGCGGTTGTTGGTCCATCGCTTTCAGTCGTCCACAGGCCATCGACATACTTTACACCGATAGTCGGCATCAATTTCGACATCGCTATTGCATACGGAACAGAATGCCAAGCTTGGTTGTTCAGATCTGCTCTGATGCGTTCCATCAACAAAGGTTTGCAACGAACCGGCCGGGTCCTGCAACCTTTCAACGCTCCAATGGTCGTTATCCGATATTAGAGATTCATGCCTTGGCGGTGCGTACGGATTCCCGTCATCTGAATGCATGGTCGAGGGAGGCGATTCGGCTGGTGAGCCGAGAATTCGATTCATGCACCGAGGACAGATTTTGGTGGTTGATGCCAGTGACCGATTGCAATTTGGACACAGACGGACCGATCCACCTGAAGATCGTGGATCGACAAGCAATTCTTGCGAGTTATCTGCGAATGGTAGCCAATTCGCAATTAAAATCGGGGCGAGTATTCGGACCAGAAATGTCAGGTAGATCAAACCCATGAGTTCGGGCACGAACGCTGCTGCAACGCCGACGAGGAATGTCGCTAATACGCCGCCAAATACTTGTCCGAAAAAGCCAAGGGCAATGCCCGCCCAAACCGGATAGTTCTTTCTGGTGCAAATCCTTGTCGTGCCAACAATGACCATGCAAAAGATTAGTGTCGATACGAATAGCGAAATCAAACTGGTGTTTCCGTGAAAACCTGCGGCGATTTAGATGCGGGTGAAGGGGAGTTGGAATCCATTTCGACTCAAGGGACGCCAGTTCCATCGGTCGAATGCGGCTGGAGCAAGTTTAACATCTGCGTCACTCAATATCGCATCGAATGTCTGTTGTGCGATCCTAGTGAGCAAGAACCCAGTTTGTCGATCGCCGTCGATGTACCAATTCGCCTGGTTGCACTCGAAACATATTACCACATCGTAGGTCTTTCCATCGTGTCTTGCTCGCAATCCATGCCTTGGATCGAAGCAGGCTCGGGCGGTGTGGTGGCGGGACTCTATTCTCTTGACCAGCGTGCCAGGATGGACCGGAGGAAACGGTAAAACCAAACTTCGCCCCAAATCACTGGCCCGGCTAGCAAGAGAATGAACAATGCATCACGCGATGATGCCTCAAATAGTTCAATGATCGCTGAAAGCACGAACATGCAACTGAAAAAAGCTGCACTGGGAACCAAAGTGGAAGCTGGCAGCCACATCGCGAAAACGCCGAGTGTCGCACCGAATCCGGCGATGCCTTGCCGTGCCACCAGTCGTCGTCCCAACCACCAATAGCAGATCGAGAATCCAACGAAAGACAGGTCAGTCCGAAGCCCGAGGGATCCGTAATAGCTGGGCAGATCGTGCAGATAACAGGCCACCGCTGCGAAAGAAAGATAGAGAACGAGGCCAACGCACTCAGCTGGCGACGGAGGCCAAGGGCATCGGCGGTGTGGGCGCAAAATTGACTTGGCGACAAACCAATGACCCCACAGCGGCGTGAAGAGCCATAGCGAGCCAGTGAATAGTGAAACAGCCGCGATGCTGAGGGCCTCAGCGACGACAAGTGCAGCTTCTTGGACTAAGTGCATCTTGGGAAAATATAATATGCCTGTGGTCTTCGACTAAAAGGGGACATCATTCTTCGACGCTAGCTGGTGACGTGGCCCATGGTCATTGCCGCATGGTCAGGGCAGTGTGGGACTGACCAGCGTCCGATTCAAAAGCGGACGCGATGTCGACTCGGTGTGGGTCGTGGTGTCATTCGCGGGGGACGTTCGATAAATAAGTGGCATAGGCTTCCAGCCTGTGAAGGATACAACACAGGCTGGAAGCCTATGCCACGGATAAGATCCGCAAGTAGTAAATCGATCATCCCGAGCGAAAGATCGGCGAGGTAGTTGCGGTCTCAATCGAAGTCGTTCGCTCGCAGTTATTCAGCATCGATCCAGAAACCGGACAGCTTGGACGCTTTGGAACTCGTTGGCTGTGAAAAGGTTAGAACCAACATTTCGTTGCTTTTGACAAGCGGAAGCCGATATTCGATCCGTTTGTGTCGCGAATCGCCAACAAGATGGATTGTTCCGAGCTTTTCGTTCCGTGGGAACGACGATTCAATTTCGCATCGAGTCAGAGTCAGCGAATCACGACCGTGCTCGAAGAGAAAGTCCTTCAAATCAGCCACCTCAACGAATTCGGTGATCGTGAGTTTTCGCGCGTCGCCCTCATTCGATGCGTTGGAGGCAGTCGAACCGCCAAGCAAAATTGCAACGAAGAGCGTAAGAAATGCAGTTGCTTTCATGTGTCGACTCATTGGTTTCTCCAAAGATGGACGGATGCGTAAGCGGTAGGCTAGCACAAGGGGTCCGAAATGCTGTGCACTCGGCTCCGGTTAAAACGCTCGCCCGCTCGCTGGCAAAATCATGGCACTCCAGCGCGATGTCGAAACAAAATCGTCAGAAGTGCTCGCTACCGTATGATTTCGCAATTTGGATTGGCGTCTTGAATTTGCTGGATCGCAGATTCAGAAACGTTTGTGTTGGTCAACTTCAACACTTTGATTCTCAATGGGAACGAGCCCTCCTCCTGCAACGCGATGAAGCGGAGGGCGTCGTCTGTGATGCGTGTATCGGATAGATCCAGTGTGTGGATATGCTGGTATCCGTCTGGGCCGTTTGAACGCAGGCCGCTGATGGAATAGATGTCACCGTCCTTCATTTTGGTGCCGGACATATCGACGTCGATCATCTTTTCGCCGCGCGGGATGACTTTACCGTGAAGTTGGGACACTCGGAGTGCTGGCGTGGGTAAGCATCCGGAAATGAATGCAGATAGAAGACCGATTATGGTTCCGAACCAAATGTGCTTGCAGCATCTCGAACGCGCATTCGCAATGAGCTCTGTCTTGTGCATGAAATGCTCTGTTTTGCAATTTGAGAAACGTTGTCCGTCAGCTGCGGGCAAGCAACGATCGTTCGATTCGTAGGCTGAGAAGTGGGGGGCGGTTGCGACCCTGCCTCAGTCACCGAACTGATTGGATGCGGCGTGGCAGATCAACCGATGACGGAGGCGGCGATGATGATGGAGACGCCGAGCACGATTGCGGCGACGACAATCGAAACTGCCAAGTTGTGTTCTTCACCGATCTCGTGCAGGATCGAGAAAGGGGTGAGCTTTTCCATCAGCACCAGACAGCCCATGAAGACAACGATTCCAACAACAGAGAACACGCAAGCAGCGATCAGATGCTGCAACAGCAAATCCAAGCTTGTACCCGTCGCGGGTGTCGGATCCACCACGACGGTGTCGGTTTGGGCTAGGCCGCGAATTTGATCGATCATGGTCTCTACCTTTTCGTTTGGTTTGGATTCGTTGGAGTGTTGTGTGTTGATTCGATGAGTGCCGCGTTTTGCCGCGATTCAGCTGGGGTCCGTTGGCTACTTTCCGCCGCCCCACGAACCGCCGTAGGCGCGACCGCCGCCTCCGCTGCTGCCCATGTTGTCGACGATGCCAAAGTTGATCGCTTGCCAGCCACGGAACGCGGCGACGGAGTACCAACAGCAGACGAGCACGCCGACGATCAAATAGATGCGTAGTAACTTCATCAATCATCACTGCTAGCGTAGGGGCTGAAGTCGCTGTCTTTCCAACGCGAGACTTCGAAATTGTGTTTGTAGACCAGGCAACCGATCGGAATCGCTGAGATGAGCAGCAGGGCGTAGAACAGCATCCAACCATCGGCGCTGGGTGTTGCCGAAGAGGCGGGGCGGTGGTTGCCCAAGTGGATGATGAAGGCGTAGAAGCAGAAGCCAGCCCAAGCGACCCAGACTCCAAAGGAAATGACCGGTGCAGGCTGGATCACACCCACGCCCCAAGGACGCGTCAAGTTTTCGACATCAAACGCGGCTTCGATTTCGGCGGGCTTCATGTAGGTGCCGAGCGACACGACGCGTTCATGCGTTTGGCCGGCGAAACTATCTTCGATTGAGAGCATGCGTGGCGGTGCGATGAAGTCCGCCGTCTCAACGCAATTTCCTTGCTGGACTTTCCAGTAGAACTCTCCGATCACATGACGCACGATCGCGGTCGCTCGATCGTAAATTCGGAAGGCACTGCCGTCGTGATAGATCCGGTTTGTCAAAGGGTCCATGGCGTGACCGGTGACGGGTTGGACAAAGGACCAATGCCGATCATTTTCAACCAGCCAACGGAAACCGACTTCTGGTGCGTAGAGCAAGTATTCCGTCCACGGGTAGGTCGTTCCCGCGTAGCGAACGAACCGTGCCATGATGCCGATGATGATGTACTCGGTGCCTTCGATCGTTCCGCGAATTCCCAGTGG
This genomic window from Rhodopirellula bahusiensis contains:
- a CDS encoding DUF350 domain-containing protein, with the translated sequence MIDQIRGLAQTDTVVVDPTPATGTSLDLLLQHLIAACVFSVVGIVVFMGCLVLMEKLTPFSILHEIGEEHNLAVSIVVAAIVLGVSIIIAASVIG
- a CDS encoding DinB family protein — encoded protein: MERIRADLNNQAWHSVPYAIAMSKLMPTIGVKYVDGLWTTESDGPTTATHVRQPNPMFEREIPINQFQLEYFDKVIPDIAESSMFSPAPGHGHTPVWILGHLAICGELGQKLLGGSISHPDWIERFGPRSVDDIARDDSLTLALVTNALRDGYRELCNLAASTTDQAALDRPHGMPSLTDTPIVTVADTIALLLTNHFAFHLSQLSSCRRSAGMPPLF